In Melospiza georgiana isolate bMelGeo1 chromosome 8, bMelGeo1.pri, whole genome shotgun sequence, one genomic interval encodes:
- the LOC131086372 gene encoding CD59 glycoprotein-like, whose product MMWTVFSLVLVSSLFVLKSEALQCYTCVGSSDDDCNRQGSQQCPGHADACAVIRGQASGIMKSCSFRSFCERARRDGSRAPGVSVHCCYSNNCNARSLAPRVTSSCSLPLLILTLLWLPLLKLT is encoded by the exons ATGATGTGGACAGTCTTCAGCCTGGTTCTTGTCAGCTCCCTTTTTGTCCTCAAAA GTGAAGCACTGCAGTGTTACACCTGTGTAGGTTCTAGTGATGATGACTGCAACAGACAAGGaagtcagcagtgcccaggccatgcAGATGCCTGTGCAGTCATTAGAGGACAAGCAA GTGGCATCATGAAGTCCTGCTCGTTCAGGTCCTTCTGCGAGCGGGCGAGGCGCGACGGATCGAGGGCGCCCGGCGTGAGCGTCCACTGCTGCTACTCCAACAACTGCAACGCCAGGAGCCTGGCTCCCAGGGtcaccagctcctgcagcctccccctcctcatcctcactcTGCTCTGGCTCCCCTTGCTGAAGCTGACAtga